The sequence ggcgcaGAGAGGAGGGGCTTGCGCCCCGTAGAAATGTCAATCAGAGCCCAGAGCCCCGGGAATCTCCGCCAATCTGTTCGGACCTGACCTGGCTCCTCGCCGCCACCGTCGCCGCCGCGGAGCAGATCAATAGGCGAACGCGGAGCACAGCGCAGCGCGGGCGGCAGCGCGGCCCCAAGCCCGGCCCAGCCCCCGATGCGCGCCGGAGCCCGCGGGCTGCGCTGAGCTGGGCGGCCCGGGGGCCGGGCCCCCTCTCCGTCCGTGCCCCACGGGCCACCATGTCCTTCCCCCAGCTGGGATACCAGTACATCCGTCCGCTTTACCCGTCCGAGCGCCCGGGGGCCGCTGGCGGCAGCGGCGGCAGCGCGGGGGCCCGGGGCGGCCCGGGTGCCGGAGCCTCGGAGCTGGCAGCCTCGGGGTCCCTGTCCAACGTGCTCTCGTCCGTGTACGGGGCGCCCTACGCCGCGGCCGCTGCGGCCGCCGCCGCCCAAGGCTACGGCGCCTTCCTGCCCTACGCCGCGGAGCTGCCCATCTTCCCGCAGTTGGTAAGAGCCCGCGGAGCCAGGGAAGGAGGGGTTGGCGCTGGGGCGCTGGGCGAGCTGAGCACGCACGGGCCGGACTAGAGGGGTGCAGGCCAGCAGGGGGGAGGCAGCGACGGCTAGGGCTCACCCGCGCTCCCTCCGCGCGTGTCCCTTCCTTCTCCATGTGCATACAGGGCGCGCAGTATGAGCTGAAGGACAGCCCCGGGGTGCAGCATCCGGCCGCGGCTGCCGCGTTTCCGCACCCGCACCCCGCCTTCTACCCGTATGGCCAGTACCAGTTCGGGGACCCGTCCCGTCCCAAGAACGCCACCAGGGAGAGCACCAGCACGCTCAAGGCCTGGCTCAACGAGCACCGCAAGAACCCCTACCCCACCAAGGGCGAGAAGATCATGCTGGCCATCATCACCAAGATGACCCTCACCCAGGTGTCCACCTGGTTCGCCAATGCGCGCCGGCGCCTCAAGAAGGAGAATAAGATGACTTGGGCGCCTCGCAGCCGCACTGACGAGGAGGGAAACGCTTATGGGAGCGAGCGCGAGGAGGAAGACGaagaggaggacgaggaggacgGCAAACGCGAGCtagagctggaggaggaggagctcgggggggaggaggaggacacGGGGGGCGAGGGCCTGGCTGACGACGACGAGGACGAGGAGATAGATTTGGAGAACTTAGACGGCGCGGCGACAGGGCCTGAGCTGTCCCTGGCTGGGGCGGCGCGCAGGGATGGCGACCTCGGCCTGGGACCCATTTCGGACTCCAAAAATAGCGACTCGGAAGACAGCTCTGAGGGCTTAGAGGACCGGCCACTACCGGTCCTGAGTCTGGCTCCAGCGCCACCACCAGTGGCCGTGGCCTCGCCGTCTCCGCCCTCGCCCCCCATGGGCCTGGACCCCTGCGCTCCCGCACCAGCTCCCGCCTCCGCCCTGCAGAA comes from Symphalangus syndactylus isolate Jambi chromosome 11, NHGRI_mSymSyn1-v2.1_pri, whole genome shotgun sequence and encodes:
- the IRX3 gene encoding iroquois-class homeodomain protein IRX-3 — translated: MSFPQLGYQYIRPLYPSERPGAAGGSGGSAGARGGPGAGASELAASGSLSNVLSSVYGAPYAAAAAAAAAQGYGAFLPYAAELPIFPQLGAQYELKDSPGVQHPAAAAAFPHPHPAFYPYGQYQFGDPSRPKNATRESTSTLKAWLNEHRKNPYPTKGEKIMLAIITKMTLTQVSTWFANARRRLKKENKMTWAPRSRTDEEGNAYGSEREEEDEEEDEEDGKRELELEEEELGGEEEDTGGEGLADDDEDEEIDLENLDGAATGPELSLAGAARRDGDLGLGPISDSKNSDSEDSSEGLEDRPLPVLSLAPAPPPVAVASPSPPSPPMGLDPCAPAPAPASALQKPKIWSLAETATSPDNPRRSPPGAGGSPPGAAVAPPALQLSPAAAAAAHRLVSAPLGKFPAWTNRPFPGPPPGPRPHPLSLLGSAPPHLLGLPGAAGHPAAAVAFARPAEPEGGTDRCSALEVEKKLLKTAFQPVPRRPQNHLDAALVLSALSSS